From a region of the Mobula birostris isolate sMobBir1 chromosome 28, sMobBir1.hap1, whole genome shotgun sequence genome:
- the LOC140189287 gene encoding ovomucoid-like, translated as MAAQTQNPGASDQFRSGTCPLLQDPARCSFLRPTCQRVGLDSRGLAGHPSAESRRNRMSWGRNTSPGTRFPLPALCSSNMGHTCTLTALTVLVLTDLAAARFYTSGSSEEEPDCEDFPDLPICPMFSKKICGTDGVTYINRCNLCLYNWLNDLRVKIKHNGPCVKPGEEEGGRASGATREFWFE; from the exons ATGG CAGCACAGACCCAGAACCCAGGTGCCAGCGATCAGTTCCGCTCTGGTACATGCCCGCTGCTGCAGGATCCGGCCAGGTGCTCCTTCCTCCGGCCCACCTGTCAGCGTGTGGGACTGGACTCCCGGGGTCTCGCAGGTCACCCGTCAGCTGAGAGCCGGAGGAACAGGATGTCCTGGGGTAGAAATACTTCGCCAGGGACCCGGTTCCCATTACCTGCACTCTGTTCCAGCAACATGGGACACACCTGCACGCTCACCGCCCTCACTGTGCTCGTACTGACCG ACCTGGCGGCTGCTCGATTTTACACGTCCGGTAGCTCGGAGGAAGAG CCGGACTGCGAGGACTTCCCGGATTTGCCGATCTGCCCGATGTTCAGCAAGAAAATCTGCGGCACCGACGGGGTGACCTACATAAACCGCTGCAACCTGTGTCTCTACAACTG GCTGAACGACCTCCGAGTCAAGATCAAACACAACGGCCCATGTGTGAAgccgggagaggaggagggagggagagcctCCGGGGCCACTCGCGAGTTCTGGTTTGAATAA